AATTGCattctaaaattttgacatCCCAATCTGGATCTAgatgttttaattattttcatctaaatatttcactctggatgtgaatgttttcgatctttttcgttataccttagtctagatctaggtatttcgagtacaaaaattttgacatctcagtctggatttggatgttttaattattttcattgaatatttcactctagatgtgaatattttttttatctttctcgttataccttaatTTGGATCTAGGTCTTTCGagttcaaaaatcttgacatctcagtttggatatggatgtattaattttttttgttgaacatttcactcggGATGTGAATGCGTTttgatctttctcgttataccttagtcttgatctaggtattttgagtttcaaaatcttgacatctcagtctggatttggatttttaattcttttcattaaaCATTTCATTCTAGATataatgtttttcgatcttttccgttataccttagtttgaATAAATGTATTTCAATAAACATTAGACTCTTCAGGAAACTTGAGTGAAAACTGGATACTTGTGGAGTAAATGAagatttatcatgtaccttAGGATGCTCTACCGCACTAATTGGTAAGAAACTGCAAGTACGTTCTTTCCTTTCGCATtgtgcatttgcattagcatttccatgcatcatataaattgtaTTTTAAAATGTGATtcattttctgaccaaaaaaaaaaaatcattcattacATGTGCATGGTAAAAAATTAGGTCTAAATTTGTCTTTAAAGGCAACCTctatgagctcaccttcaaagaaaggcagctgttgacacctaaattttggtacccaattatttatttatttatttattgcattacaaaataatagattaatttttaacccattaattaattaattaattaattgcatagcatataattttatgtgtatttatttttaatttacatttgcATTGGGCTGGTGATAGGTGGATTTGAATTGGTAGTTCCGAACTTTAATTTGACGAGTTAGACTAAGCCCACGAGGGGAGCAAATTAGCCTGAACccattgtttttttaaatttaattatcttgtgaaaaatggagatttgatatgatattacggtggatttttcAATATCCCCGAGGGTAAAATACGAGCTCatcttcacaaattttggaattcgaGAAAATCacattgcaatcttatctttagcaATATGCGATAAAATTGATGGAGAATATTTAGgagatgagaaaaataaaagggtttTTGTGATTGAGAAATTATAGGCAATCTTCGTGTATATTAAGAAAGAatgaaataggaaaaataatatatatgaatCATAATTCTAGAATTTCCTATTTACTATATTAATCAAAGATCTACtagaatcaattataatcataattGACTCTAAGATCTTCCAACACTctccctcaagctggtggcctaTATATGTCTAGgacacctagcttgctcaatagaAACTTGTGTTGTCTTTGGCATAGCTGTTTAGTGAAAATATCTACAGGTTGATCCACTATTCTGATGCCATTTGTTACAAGAACTCCCTCTTTGATCTTGTCACGAGTGAAGTGACAGTCAacttctatgtgttttgttctttcatgaaagaCTGGATTTGCTGCTAACTTAAGtgcatcatcattatcacaGAACAATTCACTTGGTCCACTAACCTATATTCCAAAATCTGAAAGAAGTCCTCGTATCTAGACTATTTCGCAGGTAGTTTtcgccatggctcgatattctgATTTAGCTGATGACAATGACACAATagattgcttctttgtcttccacgAAATCAACGACTTTCCCAATTTAATACAAAAATCGGCAATAGATCTCCTAGTCATTAGGCAAGTAGCATAATCAGTGTCACAAAATGCTGTCATCCCCATATCACACTCACGAGATAGAAATATACCGAGCCCTGGCATCCCTTCAAGTACCTTACAACTTTCAAGGCTGCATTCATGTGCGATTCATTCGGCATATGTATGAATTGGCTGAGGATTTGTTCTGCATAACATATATCAGGTCTTGTCATGGTAAGATTTATTAACTTTCCAACAAGTTGCTAATACCCTAACGGATCCCTAAGCAATGGATCCTTTCTTGATGAAGAAGAATTGAGATCACATTCATGTGTCAtcaacttgacattttgttcaaTGGGAATTACTACTGGCTTACAACCTGATAACCCTACTTCAGAAATGATTTCCAAGACAAATTTTCTCTGGCTGAGGGAAATTCCTTTATCAAACCTAGCAATTTCAATGTCAAGAAAGTATTTTGGAGGTCCCAAATCCTTGATATGAAAAGTGGAGTGCAGATATTCCTTGAATTTTGCAACATGAGAATCATTATTTCCCATAACcaatatgtcatcaacatatatcagcaaataAATCGATGATCTACCCACATTTCATGTAAATAGAGCATAATCATGCTTGGAATGCTGAAAAGCTGCATTGGTTAATGTAGCagtaaacttggcataccattgtctagatgcCTGTTTTAATCCATACGGGGATTTGCGAAGACGACATACCCGATACTCCCCCTGTCTGTGTAATCCTTAAGGAAGGTCAATGTAGATCTCTTCATCTAAATCACCATGAAGGATGGCGTTATGGACGTCCATCTGATGTAAGGACCAATTGCGTATGGTtgcaataaacaaaaaagaccGGACGGTAACTTCCTTCGCAACTGGAGAGAATGTCTCGTGATAATCGAAACCTTCTCTTTGAGTGAAGCCTTTGGCTACCAACCTAGCCTTGTAGCGTTCTATGGAACCGTCTGATTTGAACttgatcttgtaaacccatttacaCCCGATCGGTTTTCTATGCGGTGGTAAGGGAACAACATCCCAAGTATGATTCTCCATGAGTGCAGTAAGTTCAGACTCCATTGCACGCTGCCATTTAGGATCTTTCGTTGCCTCAGTGAATGAAGATGGCTAATGTTCTTCTAAAATTTGACTAATACAACACAAATGTTTTGCCAATAACCGATTGAAGGAAACATATGATGAAATAGGATATTGTGTACCTGAAGAGTTTGCAGCAGAACATATATAGTCTTTAGTCTACGTAGGCGGGCGAGTCTGTCTTCCAGAACGACGAGGTAGCTCAACCATATTCTCAGAGGCCACAGATGATTCAGTAGCCATTTCTGTTGTGTCCATTGCTGAAGTAAGTGGAGAGACTTCCTCAAATGAAGCTGGTAATTCCGTTTCTGAATGTGATAATTCCACTGGTGCTGGTGTCATAGAATATGGTGGCGCCATAAGAAACCCATGCGCTAATGATAAATCCTCATCAGATAGAAGAAACCGATTGTTTTCTGATAAAGGTTCTTATGATGTAGGCAGCTTTTCTTTGAAAGGGAatgtgtcttcatgaaagataaTATCTGTACTGGTAAAGAAATGCTTTGCAGAAAACTCCATGACACGATAACCCTTCTGAAGAGAAGGGTATCCCATAAAAACACATCGTGCTGCACGGGCACTCATTTTATCTTGAGGACCCACATTTGTGGCATAACACAAACAACCAAATACTCTAAGATGGCTATTATCTGGTTGTTTCTTGTAAAGTGTCGCGACCAAAAATTTTCAGAGctatcctaaagtttaggttaatggattactaagtcctaagacttggctcggaccctcccaagtcctaccaatcgcgacttgaaattaatctatttaaacatgcaattctattcaatttggagtcgccactaatcaattagggttgattagaaacccaaataaagtatgagagaatactttatttttacgaaccagagattcaataggtccggggacatggttacgctagattagtctaacgccctttcggtaccttttatttttattttaaaaaaaatatattttgcaggcaatgttgattaatttaaacctaagttactaacatgcaaatggtggtcatgcgggtgcgcaatcaataaaataacattcaaataaaaatgctaataaaaaatgcatgtcctaaacatgatttctaaatgacatgacacctaatttttttttttttttttttttttttttaaaaaaaatttaattatatgcaatcttaatctaaatttaatatgcatggattttactttaatgatatgtgagatgcaattcatatggtatgacttaaacttattactatatgtatgcaatctaatttttataatcctaaatatgcatatgctacatgatatgggatgaatgacatgatatttctacatgcatgctcttttatgatttttatttttattttttatgatgattcattttttaatgcatatatgcaacctatgctaaataatgatgatatgagattaattatgaattaacctattaactaactaaggaaatgacttttgtgttttcttcttctttttaatatgacttaataattcttatttaaaaaataacataacgATGGAatactaatcttttttttttttttttttattattttaaaaaaaactacatgatgggaatattaaaacattaatctatgacctactaactagagtgcaacatgtggtgtgatttatatgacctaaataacatttttatttctcttttttttttgtttatttaaaggaaaatcatcctaattctaaatgaatcttacaaaatgcaaaagctttaaatatgaaatgcatatggacctaagtacttaaattctagatatgcataatatgtgaggagcaaataatgatgatgcaccaaaatataattcatcaatgtatatcaatgacatatATCTTAATGCAAGTCAATAAtgcaaagcaaaccataaatttgtcataaaagattgaaataatcaaaaatctaacccgacgtctcgtggcttaatatttttgattatcataacttaatatgacaaattttccaattggataataaatcaaaacaaatcaagttagaataaaaataataagtaaataataataaaaaaactatgaaaccaaatacctaaaaatttacctagtctaactcacggtgGGACTTGAAGAAATGGCGAGGAAGCGTAATGGCTTAACTGCGATGGTGGCTCGCCGTTTGGAACAAGGGCTatccgtcggagctccggcgaggttcggaaGTCACGGACACcgcagcaaaacagaggaggcaACAAATGGTCCTGTTCGGGCGTGGAGCCGGCGTCGGTTGCTGCAGAGGTGAGGATGCGAGCGTGGTAGCGGCAGCGGGTTGCGGATCGCGGCGATGCGGGGCCAACGACGGAGCTCGGGTGCGAGCGTCGTTGAGGGCAGGCGGATGGAAGCAGCAGCGTCGGGTTGCAGCGGCGTTGCGGCGAGACGCCCGGGCGGGCGGGTCGGCGAGGAGGGCTCGCGGGCTGGTGCGTCGGAGGCGTCGGTTCGGCGTCGGGCGCCGCGGCTGCTGGCGTTGCGACGAGCAGCAGGTGCGGTGGACTTCGGCTACGGGGACATCGAGGTGATGCGGGCGTCGGGCACCGGATCGAGGCGGAGTAGCGCGGGCTACCGGGCAAAGTGGACGGCGGTGGTCGTCGGGATCGCGATTTGCAGCAGCGAGGAGTGTGGGGTCGTCGTGAGGGTGCTCGCGGCTGTGGAGTTCCGGCGGCAGATGCTGGTGGAGTTGAGCGGCGGTGCGAGCGGAGGATCTTGGACCGGCGGCGATGTGGGGGCGCAGGAGCGGCGGCAGCAGTCTTGGCGGCGGGGAAGAAATGGGCAGCGAGGGACAGAAACttacgaagaagatgaacaaagtaGTCCATCTTGAAACccattttttactttctctcaCCCGACACTTTTtctcacctgtctctctctGCCGATCCCTCGATGTCCCCCTCACTCTCACTTTTTGCTTTCCCTCATGTCACCTCTCTCTatatcttctcttctctccaccttttcttttgacttttctcctcttcttcttttgtttttcctttctcccttttttcttctcacctgacactctctctcactctctacCGAAGACTTCCCCCATTCACTTTCTGCCACtgtacttcttcttttttttcccttcaatttgctatttttgacgaacaatgaagagaagcccctTCCTcgaaaggtgaagaagaacccctctatttataaagcgaaaattcgagtttgtttcgccggtggagatttttgctcaacctctcgccggtggagattttcgctcaacttctccaacaaagaaatggctccaaaatccggctgttgaattattttgaattcaaaatttcttttcaaaatttccctctaatcttttattttctaaaaattgaatctaaattaggtgtcaacagctgcccctctttgaagggaagctcgtagaggtttccttcaaagataaatgacacctaaatttaaaccatgcaaaatgaatgcaaaatgaatatgaaatgcatatgcaaatgttaatgacctctttttcaaataaatttaattctttttgaaatgcaaggttatgcaataatgcaatgatttggtcaagaacgtagatctcaatgtgtctatgctcaatgaaatgcaaatgcaaaatgaatgcaaaatgaatatgaaatgcatatgcaagtGTTAgtgacctctttttcaaataaatttaattctttttgaaatgcaaggtcatgcaataatgcaatgtaaatgcaatgatttggtcaagaacgtagatctcaatgtgtctatgctcaatgaaatgcaaatgcaaagaagaacacgtacctGTCATACTTATCTGGAGATTCAAAAAAGTATTATcaggtgtgaaatgattcctacgAGACCTgacaaacatctggaaatctcttcagataattgaaaggctcaaagtcttTAGAGATCTAGAACTCTCATCAGATCCTAAGCacttggaaatcacatcagatgtttgaaaagacaaatacCTGGAAGTCAGATAagatgtttgaaaagacaaatacttggaagtcacatcaagtatttaaagattcaaatatCTGGAATTCATGCTatacatttgaaaacatttactaaacatctggaaatcacataaGAAGTTTAGaaggacaaacacttggtatcacatcaagcgtttaagggttcaaatatctggggttcacactaaatatttgaaaatattttaccaaacatttggaagtcacatcagacGTTTGGAAGGAtgaacacttggtatcacatcaagcgtttaagggttcaaatgtCTAGGGTTCACActaaacatttgaaaatattttactaaacatctggaagttGCATCAGACGTTTGGAAGGAcgaacacttggtatcacatcaagcgtttaagggttcaaatatccaGGGTTCACACtaaacatttgaaaacattttataaatgggtacttggaattctcatcaagcaccaagaagactgaacaaactcagggttcaaagacaattttttggtctttgaggaaaaattcaataaaagtctatgcatgatggctttatcaagcttctactggaaaaattatcacaaggacaattttcagttatagtgtgaatctcttgaacatgctaaatgagacgcttttggtgtgaaaaggctttttcactcgctctcatttaggaagggttatttgtcccgaccattgatgcgggaatatatcactcaatcttatcatcatcttgtcgacaagagttcgaattttcttgcaatcgcACGACCTTACTAATCGAGAGGTCTTTAAGGATTGtcatgtgggcttggtcaatggcttaacaaagggattctttgggtcaaagcaattgaaagaacaattctgtaattatctccgggtttacaagtcaagaaccctgcaaaatgagaaagaaataatcttgctcgcacttcttcgagcaatgcttaaaacatatgaattcctatgttaattcaagtgccctaatctgaagagactttgtaagggacgtaacataggcttggctcttgggtttgagaaacgaaaggatcgttaggctcaaagatgtatgtaatgggtaagagttggtgatcatcttgacattaccactAGTTTTCTTCGCCAttgattgtcttcttgacaaatttctttattgactcaagagtttatcactgatgccaatgattattcaactggagatcattttctttgatgataggcATCGATCAGGCACCTTTgctttttttcatgccccccaattcatcagtcatttctctcttcttttcacgggcattggccttgcttttaccaggcacactgctttttcatgccccttagttctattttgatttcagttcttgcgcacaatgcgTGTGTTAATGACACTCGAaccttcaagggtcttcatctatctcatgccttgccccagtgtgggggatggtcaccaattgggtttaaaAGAAACGAGATcacaggctcaagtgggctatgcaaaggatataagtgtgtaggatagtgaaagaaatgctcttcatcattctaaggcatttaaattaccacatgaatttaatgtaaaagcatgacttgaagattgatgcaagtgagagcaagaaaatttccattcatttcactctccttcaatgtcaacttacctccatttgccccgatgtggggtggttcttgacaggggtagtatgaaagaagtTCTTCAAGTATTTAGGCTCAAAGAAGGGCTAAACAAGGGTTCACTGTAGATAAATGAACTGCCCCTCGtcattttagttgtcgtacttcatgcaagaaaactcttcatcttgaaacacaaaatgtttTCATACTCACCTCACGATGTATAAACaggggactgtgtatgggattaggcttgcctttcacaccTCATTTAGCATGCTCAAGTAACTCGACAtctttcactgaattatccattttgataaatttcaagtggaattgacaaattgcacatcatgtgaaaacattctgaaatgataaaaaagGTAATGCTAAATCATAAAGTCAAAGCTGTTAAGTGTCTatgtcttgcccctctttgcaagggagctcatagaggttccttaaatgtgcgcaaggctgcacctgaaacataaagcaaataattaaaagaaacaaacaggg
Above is a window of Eucalyptus grandis isolate ANBG69807.140 chromosome 9, ASM1654582v1, whole genome shotgun sequence DNA encoding:
- the LOC108956879 gene encoding uncharacterized mitochondrial protein AtMg00820-like, translated to MESELTALMENHTWDVVPLPPHRKPIGCKWVYKIKFKSDGSIERYKARLVAKGFTQREGFDYHETFSPVAKEVTVRSFLFIATIRNWSLHQMDVHNAILHGDLDEEIYIDLP